The following are encoded in a window of Halorarum salinum genomic DNA:
- a CDS encoding high-affinity nickel-transporter protein has protein sequence MTLASALAAGAIVGARHALESDHLAAVATIVEEDESRPGLVGASWGVGHSLPVVLLGLTFVWLGVRLPGAFTVLFEAVVGAVLVFLGARMLWRVLRDRPATGHDHRDGTGSHEDADGTSPADRGDGTRHRDGAGGTGHTHIRFGGLSLGLTHGHLDGEGVAVGVLHGLAGSGALVVLLVSSAPTAAAAASFLASFALLSVVTMALVVAVWGRTLGTRFERVLEVTAGVVGVAVGALLLAEQVGLAGVL, from the coding sequence ATGACGCTCGCCTCTGCGCTCGCGGCCGGCGCGATCGTCGGCGCCCGACACGCGCTGGAATCGGACCACCTCGCGGCGGTGGCGACCATCGTCGAGGAGGACGAGTCCCGACCCGGCCTGGTGGGCGCGTCGTGGGGCGTGGGTCACTCGCTTCCCGTCGTCCTCCTCGGACTCACGTTCGTCTGGCTCGGCGTTCGACTCCCGGGGGCGTTCACCGTCCTGTTCGAGGCGGTGGTCGGCGCAGTACTGGTGTTCCTCGGCGCCAGGATGCTGTGGCGGGTGCTCCGGGACCGACCGGCGACTGGCCACGACCACCGGGACGGGACGGGATCCCACGAGGACGCGGACGGGACGTCGCCCGCAGACCGCGGCGACGGGACCCGCCACCGGGACGGCGCCGGCGGAACTGGCCACACGCACATCCGGTTCGGCGGCCTCTCACTGGGGCTCACGCACGGCCACCTCGACGGGGAGGGCGTCGCGGTCGGCGTGCTCCACGGGCTGGCCGGGAGCGGCGCGCTCGTCGTCCTGCTCGTCTCGTCGGCCCCGACCGCGGCGGCGGCCGCCTCGTTCCTCGCGTCGTTCGCCCTGCTGTCGGTCGTCACCATGGCGCTGGTCGTGGCGGTCTGGGGGCGGACGCTCGGGACGCGGTTCGAGCGCGTCCTCGAGGTCACGGCGGGGGTCGTCGGCGTCGCCGTCGGTGCGCTCCTGCTCGCCGAGCAGGTCGGGCTCGCGGGCGTCCTCTGA
- a CDS encoding S9 family peptidase, with product MSELPIDAHYDLTEVRDVALSPDGSRVAFLADEFDADEDERVPSLFLVPADGSRDPHRLTRLPGASGPKWSPDGDRLAFLAAREEDVARRVGVDADGDDADGEGGDGDATADDEPAGDDEPDRQVWLFDLALGGDARQVTDFPEGAAEFDWSPDGDRLAVAARDPTDEERAYLDAREEGGPVETERLQHKLDGVGYTDTVRTYLHVVDVGTGEAEKLEDAYGGGAFSGLRGLQPAWGPTDRIAFCAYHGEDGDDTLVTDVFTVAPDGTDLRRLTDSDLSANAPEWSPSGERLAFAGANPENWCIPTQLYCHEDGEYGSLTADLDRTLARGADIDWVDDGTLYTTIGDEARTRLLRVSVDGTTERTFEAQGNDRALGNVDVADGRAAFTLSHPSEGEDVYAVDAADLGADEEPESLVRLSEVNADLTDEYPMPEVRRVEWESEGNAISGIVYHDPDADPEDGDHPLVVAIHGGPVSYDEPTFSFAHAALTSRGYVVLRPNYRGGSSFGRDFCEALHGQWGTHEVTDVAAGVESMVERGWADPDRVFGYGFSYGGIAQGFLVTREPDLFAAAAPEHGIYDLRSAYGTDDSHLWMENEYGYPWEVPEEIDASSAITDVGSLETPLLVTAGRDDWRCPPSQSEQLYVAAKARGVDARLVVYEDEHHDVGTPDRAVHRLEEVLAWYERHDPATGDGAGTDPHGRSETGE from the coding sequence ATGAGCGAACTCCCCATCGACGCCCACTACGACCTCACGGAGGTCCGCGACGTCGCCCTCTCGCCCGACGGGAGTCGGGTCGCGTTCCTCGCGGACGAGTTCGACGCCGACGAGGACGAGCGCGTCCCGTCGCTGTTTCTCGTCCCGGCCGACGGCTCGCGGGACCCCCACCGGCTCACGCGCCTCCCCGGCGCGTCGGGTCCGAAGTGGAGCCCGGACGGCGACCGCCTGGCGTTCCTCGCCGCCCGCGAGGAGGACGTCGCGCGCCGCGTGGGGGTCGATGCGGACGGCGACGATGCGGACGGCGAGGGCGGGGACGGGGACGCGACCGCCGACGACGAACCGGCCGGTGACGACGAACCGGACCGGCAGGTCTGGCTGTTCGACCTCGCGCTCGGCGGCGACGCCCGCCAGGTGACCGACTTCCCGGAGGGCGCGGCGGAGTTCGACTGGAGCCCGGACGGCGACAGGCTCGCCGTCGCCGCCCGCGACCCGACCGACGAGGAGCGCGCCTACCTCGACGCGCGCGAGGAGGGCGGCCCCGTGGAGACGGAACGGCTCCAGCACAAGTTGGACGGCGTCGGCTACACCGACACCGTGCGGACGTACCTCCACGTCGTCGACGTCGGGACCGGCGAGGCCGAGAAGCTGGAGGACGCGTACGGCGGCGGTGCCTTCTCCGGGCTCCGCGGCCTCCAGCCCGCGTGGGGCCCGACCGACCGCATCGCCTTCTGCGCGTACCACGGCGAGGACGGCGACGACACGCTCGTCACCGACGTGTTCACCGTCGCGCCCGACGGCACCGACCTGCGGCGACTCACCGACTCGGACCTCTCGGCGAACGCCCCCGAGTGGTCGCCCTCGGGCGAGCGACTCGCGTTCGCCGGAGCGAACCCGGAAAACTGGTGCATCCCGACGCAGCTGTACTGCCACGAGGACGGCGAATACGGGTCGCTGACCGCGGACCTCGACCGGACGCTCGCCCGCGGCGCGGACATCGACTGGGTCGACGACGGGACCCTCTACACGACGATCGGCGACGAGGCGCGCACCCGCCTGCTCCGCGTCTCGGTCGACGGGACGACCGAGCGCACCTTCGAGGCGCAGGGGAACGACCGCGCGCTCGGGAACGTCGACGTCGCCGACGGCAGGGCCGCCTTTACCCTCTCGCACCCGAGCGAGGGCGAGGACGTGTACGCCGTGGACGCGGCGGACCTCGGGGCGGACGAGGAGCCCGAATCGCTCGTCCGCCTCTCCGAGGTCAACGCCGACCTGACCGACGAGTACCCGATGCCCGAGGTCCGGCGCGTCGAGTGGGAGAGCGAGGGCAACGCCATCTCGGGCATCGTCTACCACGACCCCGACGCGGACCCCGAGGACGGCGACCACCCGCTCGTCGTCGCCATCCACGGCGGCCCCGTGAGCTACGACGAGCCGACCTTCTCGTTCGCCCACGCGGCGCTCACCTCCCGCGGCTACGTCGTGCTCCGGCCGAACTACCGCGGCGGCTCCTCGTTCGGCCGCGACTTCTGCGAGGCGCTCCACGGCCAGTGGGGCACCCACGAGGTGACCGACGTCGCCGCCGGCGTCGAGTCGATGGTCGAGCGCGGGTGGGCGGACCCCGACCGCGTGTTCGGCTACGGCTTCTCCTACGGCGGCATCGCGCAGGGGTTCCTCGTCACCCGGGAGCCGGACCTGTTCGCGGCGGCCGCGCCCGAACACGGCATCTACGACCTCCGGTCCGCGTACGGCACCGACGACTCCCACCTCTGGATGGAGAACGAGTACGGCTACCCGTGGGAGGTGCCCGAGGAGATCGACGCCTCCTCGGCCATCACCGACGTCGGGAGCCTCGAGACGCCGCTGCTCGTCACCGCCGGCCGCGACGACTGGCGCTGCCCGCCCTCACAGTCCGAACAGCTCTACGTCGCGGCGAAGGCGCGGGGCGTCGACGCGCGGCTGGTCGTCTACGAGGACGAACACCACGACGTCGGGACGCCCGACCGGGCCGTCCACCGGCTCGAGGAGGTGCTCGCGTGGTACGAGCGCCACGACCCCGCCACCGGGGACGGCGCGGGGACGGACCCGCACGGGCGGTCCGAGACGGGCGAGTAA
- a CDS encoding HFX_2341 family transcriptional regulator domain-containing protein: MDDPPVPLRVQVVPLGAEYARLREPVFRWRADKVVALEYADGDADLPYLAEFLGELEANDRVDLERRACDLFDFYDALGAVAAAIDDHAGDDVYVNISSGSRITAVAGAMACMMTGATPLYARPDYGPDGDRLPHEPTHETVAEVQALPAYPVETPPDEQLAVLAHVDAADEGRDVTGRYAGVSKGDLVEYVRESGFPFVASSDASTEKGYYRLLDSHVLDPLLERGDVEVTAVGRSKYVSVSDAGERTLRAFGHRIED, encoded by the coding sequence ATGGACGACCCGCCGGTCCCCCTCCGGGTGCAGGTGGTGCCGCTGGGCGCCGAGTACGCGCGGCTCCGCGAGCCGGTGTTTCGCTGGCGCGCGGACAAGGTCGTGGCGCTGGAGTACGCCGACGGCGACGCCGACCTCCCGTACTTGGCCGAGTTCCTGGGGGAACTCGAGGCGAACGACCGCGTCGACCTGGAGCGCAGGGCCTGCGACCTGTTCGACTTCTACGACGCGCTCGGCGCGGTCGCGGCCGCCATCGACGACCACGCCGGCGACGACGTGTACGTGAACATCTCCTCGGGCAGCCGCATCACCGCCGTCGCCGGCGCGATGGCGTGCATGATGACCGGCGCGACGCCGCTGTACGCCCGGCCCGACTACGGCCCGGACGGCGACCGGCTCCCCCACGAGCCGACCCACGAGACCGTCGCCGAGGTGCAGGCGCTCCCCGCCTACCCGGTTGAGACGCCGCCCGACGAACAGCTCGCCGTCCTCGCGCACGTCGACGCCGCCGACGAGGGGCGGGACGTGACGGGGCGCTACGCGGGCGTGTCGAAGGGTGACCTCGTCGAGTACGTGCGCGAGTCGGGGTTCCCGTTCGTCGCCTCCTCGGACGCGAGCACCGAGAAGGGGTACTACCGGCTCCTCGACTCGCACGTCCTCGACCCGCTCCTGGAGCGGGGGGACGTGGAGGTGACCGCGGTCGGCCGGTCGAAGTACGTCTCGGTCAGCGACGCCGGCGAGCGGACGCTCAGGGCGTTCGGCCACCGGATCGAGGACTGA
- a CDS encoding DMT family transporter — translation MNVGSTRRAIGLGLLVTFLWSSSYVLIDVGLRTLPPLSFAALRYGLAAAMLAVATVLRGQHRSLASASRVEWLRLLALGVLLYGVTQGGQFLALTSLRAAAVSLLLTATPAVVAAVAWPTLGERPTARTGVGVVTLVAGAVLYFDAAPALGAGLLAGLLALAGNAGGAVVGRAANRDRTLPALAVTTVSMTVGALLLAATALATEPIPPLAPPEIGVVAWLAVVNTALAFWLWNVALRTLTAVEASVVNNTMLLQVAALGWLALGQSLSPLDLLALGVVGVGALLAATG, via the coding sequence GTGAACGTCGGTTCCACGCGCCGGGCCATCGGGCTCGGCCTCCTCGTCACGTTCCTCTGGTCGAGTTCCTACGTCCTGATCGACGTCGGCCTCCGGACGCTTCCGCCGCTTTCGTTCGCCGCGCTCCGCTACGGCCTGGCGGCCGCGATGCTCGCCGTCGCGACGGTGCTTCGCGGCCAGCACCGGTCGCTCGCGAGCGCCTCACGCGTCGAGTGGCTGCGGCTCCTCGCGCTCGGCGTCCTGCTGTACGGCGTCACGCAGGGCGGGCAGTTCCTCGCGCTGACGTCGCTCCGGGCCGCGGCGGTGAGCCTGCTGCTCACGGCGACCCCGGCGGTCGTCGCGGCGGTCGCGTGGCCGACGTTGGGCGAGCGCCCGACCGCCCGGACCGGCGTCGGCGTCGTGACGCTCGTCGCCGGCGCGGTCCTCTACTTCGACGCCGCGCCCGCCCTCGGCGCCGGGTTGCTCGCCGGCCTGCTCGCGCTCGCCGGGAACGCCGGCGGGGCGGTCGTCGGCCGGGCGGCGAACCGTGACCGGACGCTCCCGGCGCTGGCGGTTACGACCGTCAGCATGACCGTCGGGGCGCTCCTGCTCGCGGCGACCGCGCTCGCCACGGAGCCGATCCCGCCGCTGGCGCCGCCCGAAATCGGGGTCGTCGCCTGGCTCGCGGTCGTCAACACGGCGCTCGCGTTCTGGCTCTGGAACGTCGCGCTCAGGACGCTCACCGCCGTCGAGGCGAGCGTCGTCAACAACACGATGCTGCTGCAGGTCGCGGCGCTCGGGTGGCTCGCGCTCGGACAGTCGCTCAGCCCCCTCGACCTGCTCGCGCTGGGGGTGGTCGGGGTCGGGGCGCTGCTGGCGGCCACCGGTTGA
- a CDS encoding macro domain-containing protein encodes MDFEVIRGDIADQSADALVNAAGTSLRMGSGVAGALRRRGGEELNEAAMERGPVDLGDVAVTDAYGLDAAYVIHAAAMPHYGDGEATAGSVRDATRNALATADGRGCESLVIPALGCGVAGFDLREGARTIAEEIRSFEPESLTDVRFIAYSDEEYRTVREAVEGA; translated from the coding sequence ATGGACTTCGAGGTGATTCGCGGCGACATCGCCGATCAGTCCGCCGACGCGCTCGTGAACGCCGCCGGGACCAGCCTCCGGATGGGGTCGGGCGTCGCCGGCGCGCTCCGCCGCCGTGGCGGCGAGGAACTGAACGAGGCCGCGATGGAACGGGGGCCAGTAGACCTCGGCGACGTGGCGGTGACCGACGCCTACGGGCTCGACGCGGCGTACGTGATCCACGCGGCGGCGATGCCCCACTACGGAGACGGGGAGGCGACCGCCGGGAGCGTCCGCGACGCGACGCGGAACGCGCTGGCGACGGCCGACGGACGGGGCTGTGAGTCGCTGGTGATCCCGGCGCTCGGCTGCGGGGTCGCGGGCTTCGACCTCCGCGAGGGCGCCCGGACCATCGCCGAGGAGATACGTTCGTTCGAACCGGAGTCGCTGACGGACGTGCGCTTCATCGCGTACTCGGACGAGGAGTACCGAACGGTTCGCGAGGCGGTCGAGGGCGCGTGA
- a CDS encoding formate/nitrite transporter family protein, translated as MESTDGDGDPSGATLSYRNILEREMDNALTEMDRPNSGLFLSGISAGLNLSFGALFMGLVLTLSGGFDSDLVQQTALAAASSVAFLFVVVGQTELFTAHSTLGVLPVLDGQASSRDLGRLWAVTYASNLVGCAVFSALLTGVVASRDVLSASAFGSLAGALVPLPWWAVTLSGVLAGWLMGLVTWLSAASRDTIGRAAFVLLGTGAIGFGPFHHSILGTTEVLTALLLGQGVGVGGLVHFLLWTTLGNVVGGTVFVGLLNYGHIALVGEDVDLDPDASEQD; from the coding sequence ATGGAGTCCACGGACGGCGACGGCGACCCCTCGGGGGCGACGCTCTCGTACCGGAACATCCTCGAGCGTGAGATGGACAACGCGCTCACGGAGATGGACCGGCCGAACTCGGGGCTGTTCCTCTCGGGCATCTCGGCGGGGCTGAACCTGAGCTTCGGCGCGCTGTTCATGGGGCTGGTGCTGACGCTCTCGGGCGGCTTCGACTCCGACCTGGTCCAGCAGACCGCGCTCGCGGCCGCCTCCTCGGTCGCGTTCCTCTTCGTCGTCGTCGGACAGACGGAGCTGTTCACGGCACACTCCACGCTCGGCGTGCTCCCGGTGCTCGACGGGCAGGCTTCGAGCCGCGACCTCGGCAGGCTGTGGGCGGTCACCTACGCATCGAACCTGGTCGGCTGTGCCGTCTTCTCGGCCCTGCTGACCGGCGTCGTCGCCTCGCGCGACGTCCTCTCGGCCTCGGCGTTCGGCAGCCTCGCCGGCGCGCTGGTGCCGCTCCCCTGGTGGGCGGTCACCCTCAGCGGCGTGCTCGCGGGCTGGCTGATGGGGCTCGTGACGTGGCTCTCGGCGGCCAGCCGCGACACCATCGGGCGGGCGGCGTTCGTCCTCCTCGGCACGGGCGCCATCGGGTTCGGGCCGTTCCACCACAGCATCCTCGGGACGACGGAGGTGCTGACCGCGCTCCTGCTCGGACAGGGGGTGGGCGTCGGCGGGCTGGTCCACTTCCTCCTCTGGACCACCCTCGGCAACGTCGTCGGCGGGACGGTGTTCGTCGGCCTGCTCAACTACGGCCACATCGCGCTCGTCGGCGAGGACGTCGACCTCGACCCGGACGCTTCGGAGCAGGACTGA
- a CDS encoding oxidoreductase, which produces MTGSTAAALETPLRVGDVALPNRLYRAPLLECAGNGPGAVDALVDALEPAAAAGAGLVCQGATIVRPEGGCAAPGMTRVHDPDFVADLERLTEAVHAHGGRIAIQLEHGGLRSMETWHHGHRDANPGLEQLAVSEPPLPLRVLDRAGFLSYDPRVLSTDEVYDLAADFGRSAAYAADAGYDLIHLAGANMGIVQQFLSPFYNRRDDEFGDGVRFLELVREEIRDRAGDVPVTTKVPAETEAPPFVRRRLTGADCVRLCQRLEAAGYDALVPVSGSVFWDMSVIRGEFPARSWRDDRFRGGYAAAFGSRWRAALVALANWVESLRYGFEPAWNADLCGRVRERVDVPVFCEGGVRDRGTIDDLLGTACDAVGMARPFYAEPRLPARLLGAAGDGATGNDAAGDGAIDVPPAAVACENCNNCVVPQASGESGICRTPSVLRRVGERRRAGEYDRDADRSAADP; this is translated from the coding sequence ATGACCGGCTCCACCGCCGCGGCGCTCGAGACCCCACTCCGTGTCGGGGACGTCGCGCTCCCGAACCGGCTCTACCGCGCGCCGCTGCTCGAGTGCGCCGGGAACGGCCCCGGCGCCGTCGACGCGCTCGTCGACGCGCTCGAACCGGCGGCCGCCGCCGGTGCGGGACTGGTCTGTCAGGGCGCGACCATCGTCCGCCCGGAGGGCGGCTGTGCCGCGCCGGGGATGACGCGCGTCCACGATCCGGACTTCGTCGCGGACCTCGAACGGCTCACGGAGGCGGTCCACGCCCACGGCGGACGGATCGCGATCCAGCTCGAACACGGCGGCCTGCGCTCGATGGAGACCTGGCACCACGGGCACCGCGACGCCAACCCGGGCCTCGAACAGCTCGCGGTCTCGGAGCCGCCGCTTCCCCTCCGGGTGCTCGACCGCGCAGGGTTCCTCTCGTACGACCCCCGCGTCCTCTCGACCGACGAGGTGTACGACCTCGCCGCGGACTTCGGCCGGTCCGCGGCGTACGCGGCCGACGCGGGCTACGACCTGATCCACCTCGCGGGCGCGAACATGGGCATCGTCCAGCAGTTCCTGTCCCCGTTCTACAACCGGCGGGACGACGAGTTCGGCGACGGCGTCCGCTTTCTGGAACTCGTCCGGGAGGAGATCCGCGATCGCGCGGGCGACGTGCCCGTGACGACCAAGGTGCCCGCGGAGACCGAGGCGCCGCCGTTCGTCCGCCGGCGGCTCACGGGAGCGGACTGCGTTCGGCTGTGCCAGCGGCTCGAGGCGGCGGGGTACGACGCGCTCGTCCCCGTGTCGGGCTCGGTGTTCTGGGACATGAGCGTGATCCGGGGCGAGTTCCCGGCCCGGTCGTGGCGCGACGATCGGTTCCGCGGGGGGTACGCGGCGGCCTTCGGCTCCCGCTGGCGCGCGGCGCTCGTCGCGCTGGCGAACTGGGTCGAGTCCCTCCGGTACGGCTTCGAGCCCGCCTGGAACGCCGACCTCTGCGGTCGGGTCCGGGAACGGGTCGACGTGCCGGTGTTCTGCGAGGGCGGCGTCCGCGACCGGGGAACGATCGACGACCTGCTGGGAACCGCCTGCGACGCGGTCGGGATGGCCCGCCCGTTCTACGCCGAACCGCGGCTCCCCGCCCGACTGCTCGGCGCTGCGGGTGACGGGGCCACGGGTAACGACGCCGCGGGTGACGGCGCGATCGATGTGCCGCCTGCCGCGGTCGCCTGCGAGAACTGCAACAACTGCGTCGTCCCCCAGGCGTCGGGCGAGTCGGGGATCTGTCGGACGCCGTCGGTGCTCCGCCGGGTCGGGGAGCGGCGGCGGGCCGGCGAGTACGACCGCGACGCGGACCGGTCCGCCGCCGACCCCTGA
- a CDS encoding DEAD/DEAH box helicase, with protein sequence MRVDDLPLSPEYVEHFRAEGIEELYPPQAAAVEAGVCEGRDVVAAVPTASGKTLLAQLGLLTADGPGLYVCPLRALAREKYEEFDALPGVSVGISTGDFDSPAAELADHDVVVATSEKVDSAVRNGAAWVADLACVVVDEVHLLGAPGRGPTLEVTLATLRRRAPDVQVVALSATVDNPEHVAAWLDAELVESDWRPVDLRTGVYADAAVRFDDGTTADVDGFDPDDPADGGDTEATAALVREAVSSGGQALAFVRSRREAERLADRLREEGLADAAEIGPDAAAVAEEVRDAGGTELGERLAESAAWGVAFHHAGLRSQHRSVVENAFRDRRLAVICATPTLAAGVNVPARRVVVRDQQRYTGTGTEWLPALEVHQMCGRAGRPHLDPYGEAVLVGDADDRDELWERYVEGEPEAVESQLRDRDALRTHTLALVATGIANSQAGVLEALGGTFYASRTPNPDLGGIVGDVIGELIEMDMLAPDDGGIAATELGEQVSRQYVTPRTGERLVAGLRTAAAMDPADVTPLTALELVCATPDMHDTYLGERERAAMYQYAREHGSELTTGMGETDDFEGWLESLKTARVLAELVEGVPPEELVADYRIGPGDLESRVERTEWLLGAAGAVAAVLGIDLPALESTRASLQPDSTEAP encoded by the coding sequence GTGCGCGTCGACGACCTCCCGCTGTCCCCCGAGTACGTGGAGCACTTCCGGGCGGAGGGCATCGAGGAACTCTACCCGCCGCAGGCGGCCGCCGTCGAGGCCGGCGTCTGCGAGGGCCGGGACGTCGTCGCGGCCGTTCCCACCGCCTCGGGCAAGACGCTCCTCGCCCAGCTCGGCCTGCTCACGGCCGACGGCCCGGGGCTCTACGTCTGTCCCCTCCGTGCGCTCGCCCGCGAGAAGTACGAGGAGTTCGACGCTCTCCCGGGCGTGAGCGTCGGCATCTCGACGGGCGACTTCGACTCGCCGGCGGCGGAACTGGCCGACCACGACGTCGTCGTCGCCACGTCCGAGAAGGTCGACTCGGCCGTCCGCAACGGCGCCGCGTGGGTGGCGGACCTCGCCTGCGTCGTCGTCGACGAGGTCCACCTGCTCGGCGCGCCGGGCCGCGGTCCGACCCTGGAGGTGACGCTCGCGACGCTCCGCCGCAGGGCGCCGGACGTCCAGGTCGTCGCGCTCTCCGCGACCGTCGACAACCCCGAGCACGTCGCCGCGTGGCTCGACGCCGAACTCGTCGAGTCCGACTGGCGGCCCGTCGACCTCCGGACGGGGGTGTACGCCGACGCGGCCGTCCGGTTCGACGACGGGACGACCGCCGACGTCGACGGGTTCGACCCTGACGACCCCGCGGACGGGGGCGACACCGAGGCGACCGCCGCGCTCGTCCGCGAGGCCGTCTCGAGCGGGGGCCAGGCGCTCGCGTTCGTGCGCTCGCGCAGAGAGGCCGAACGGCTGGCCGACCGCCTGCGCGAGGAGGGGCTCGCGGACGCGGCGGAGATCGGGCCGGACGCCGCGGCGGTCGCCGAGGAGGTCCGGGACGCCGGCGGCACCGAACTCGGCGAGCGACTCGCCGAGAGCGCGGCCTGGGGCGTCGCGTTCCACCACGCCGGGCTCCGCTCGCAACACCGCTCGGTCGTCGAGAACGCCTTCCGCGACCGCAGGCTGGCGGTCATCTGCGCGACGCCGACGCTCGCGGCGGGCGTCAACGTCCCCGCCCGCCGGGTCGTCGTCCGGGACCAGCAGCGCTACACCGGCACGGGGACCGAGTGGCTCCCCGCCCTGGAGGTCCACCAGATGTGCGGGCGGGCCGGGCGCCCGCACCTCGACCCCTACGGCGAGGCCGTGCTCGTCGGCGACGCGGACGACCGCGACGAGCTGTGGGAGCGCTACGTCGAGGGCGAACCCGAGGCCGTCGAGTCACAGCTCCGGGACCGCGACGCGCTCCGCACCCACACGCTCGCGCTCGTCGCCACCGGCATCGCGAACTCGCAGGCGGGCGTCCTCGAGGCGCTCGGCGGGACGTTCTACGCATCCCGGACGCCGAACCCCGACCTCGGGGGAATCGTCGGCGACGTGATCGGGGAGCTCATCGAGATGGACATGCTCGCGCCCGACGACGGCGGCATCGCCGCGACGGAGCTCGGCGAGCAGGTGTCGAGACAGTACGTGACCCCTCGAACCGGGGAGCGACTGGTCGCCGGCCTCCGGACCGCGGCGGCGATGGACCCGGCCGACGTGACCCCGCTCACCGCGCTCGAACTCGTCTGCGCGACGCCGGACATGCACGACACCTACCTCGGCGAGCGCGAACGGGCCGCGATGTACCAGTACGCCCGCGAACACGGGAGCGAACTGACGACGGGGATGGGTGAGACGGACGACTTCGAGGGGTGGCTGGAGTCGCTGAAGACCGCCCGCGTCCTCGCGGAACTGGTCGAGGGCGTTCCCCCCGAGGAGCTCGTCGCGGACTACCGGATCGGACCCGGCGACCTCGAGTCGCGGGTCGAGCGGACGGAGTGGCTGCTCGGCGCCGCGGGGGCCGTCGCGGCCGTCCTCGGGATCGATCTCCCGGCGCTTGAGTCGACGCGGGCGAGCCTCCAGCCGGACTCGACGGAGGCGCCGTGA
- a CDS encoding PQQ-like beta-propeller repeat protein: MGPSGSRRPDRTNSVPLGELEPARTRSLSRRSGVLVVDDAVVTGLADGRVLAVDPGTLATRWTADADGGAVSLAPFDGGVAAGGRDPDGTVRVIDGGTVRWTYAASDDVGGPRVDADGDHPFVVDAVAEGDRLFVAVRRASREGDSRAYSSVVLAFDPAGEVRWRYGSDACVSALSVRDGRLAVAYNRCPGDHDAPAVVLDPVRGTELMRWGVGTSPDERRVGDVALLPEGVVAIDYGDHRGYVLDGDGTTRWRADLATPREVDGETVYAHPTAVHGAEAGVAFVTGSTYPRAAESLHPHEHRIRCFSPAGEHRRGADVRGLTRELGVDGGLVLVPSAQNMWTRDPRTHGFQLFDLVDGEVAAPSTEGIVTAASLSDGRFAAVEEPIRYHDEAVTRGAYRLHVGRVPEGR, from the coding sequence ATGGGGCCGTCGGGGTCACGTCGGCCCGATCGAACGAACTCGGTCCCGCTGGGCGAACTCGAGCCCGCACGCACCCGGTCGCTGTCCCGGCGCTCGGGCGTCCTCGTCGTCGACGACGCGGTCGTCACGGGGCTTGCCGACGGTCGAGTCCTCGCGGTCGATCCCGGAACGCTCGCGACGCGGTGGACCGCCGACGCCGACGGGGGTGCCGTCTCTCTCGCCCCGTTCGACGGGGGCGTCGCCGCCGGCGGCCGTGACCCGGACGGGACCGTGCGGGTGATCGACGGGGGGACGGTCAGGTGGACGTACGCCGCGAGCGACGACGTCGGCGGGCCGCGGGTCGACGCCGACGGCGACCACCCGTTCGTCGTCGACGCGGTCGCCGAGGGGGATCGGCTGTTCGTCGCCGTCCGACGTGCAAGCCGCGAGGGCGACTCGAGAGCGTACTCCAGCGTCGTCCTGGCGTTCGACCCGGCCGGCGAGGTCCGGTGGCGGTACGGCTCCGACGCCTGCGTCAGCGCACTCTCGGTCCGAGACGGACGCCTCGCGGTCGCGTACAACCGCTGTCCCGGCGACCACGACGCCCCGGCCGTCGTGCTCGACCCCGTACGGGGGACCGAACTGATGCGCTGGGGGGTCGGGACTTCCCCGGACGAGCGTCGCGTCGGCGACGTGGCGCTCCTCCCGGAGGGGGTCGTGGCGATCGACTACGGGGATCACCGGGGGTACGTGCTCGACGGGGACGGCACCACGCGCTGGCGCGCCGATCTCGCGACGCCGCGCGAGGTCGACGGTGAGACGGTGTACGCTCACCCCACTGCGGTCCACGGAGCCGAAGCAGGCGTGGCGTTCGTCACGGGGAGCACGTACCCGCGCGCCGCGGAGTCGCTCCACCCCCACGAGCATCGGATCCGCTGTTTCTCCCCCGCCGGCGAGCACCGCCGGGGCGCGGACGTGCGGGGACTGACGCGCGAACTCGGCGTCGACGGCGGCCTGGTCCTCGTTCCCTCGGCCCAGAACATGTGGACGCGCGACCCGCGCACCCACGGCTTCCAGCTGTTCGACCTGGTCGACGGCGAGGTGGCCGCGCCGTCCACGGAGGGAATCGTGACGGCCGCCTCGCTCTCCGACGGCCGGTTCGCGGCCGTGGAGGAGCCGATCCGCTACCACGACGAGGCCGTCACCCGCGGCGCGTACCGCCTCCACGTCGGCCGCGTCCCCGAGGGGAGGTGA